A section of the Kribbella sp. HUAS MG21 genome encodes:
- a CDS encoding ABC transporter permease — protein sequence MVRFLLRRIGHGILVMWLISVAVFGLFFVAPSNVAQTLAGRQATPETIALIKQRLGLDLPVWKQYLNFLGNAIQGNLGYDYYHQVPVTRIIGQALPITVSLALGAAVLWLLLGVFNGVISATHPRSLADRGLTLFSLFFYSFPSFLLGLLLLYFLYFRLTLAGFSWFPAGGYAPLTGGIGPWFQHLLLPWIALALLLAATYTRLTRGSMLDVLGEDYIRTARSKGIRERRVIVRHGLRSALTPVVTQFGIDLGQLIGGVVVIETVFSLPGLGQTAVTAINQQDLPVIIGIVLFASAAVVVANLLVDVAYAVLDPRVRLH from the coding sequence ATGGTCAGGTTCCTGCTGCGGCGGATCGGTCACGGGATCCTGGTCATGTGGCTGATCAGCGTCGCGGTGTTCGGGCTGTTCTTCGTGGCGCCCAGCAACGTCGCCCAGACGCTGGCGGGCCGGCAGGCGACGCCGGAGACGATCGCGCTGATCAAGCAGCGGCTCGGTCTCGACCTGCCGGTCTGGAAGCAGTACCTGAACTTCCTCGGGAACGCGATCCAGGGGAACCTCGGGTACGACTACTACCACCAGGTCCCGGTCACGAGGATCATCGGGCAGGCGCTGCCGATCACGGTGTCGCTGGCGCTCGGGGCCGCCGTACTGTGGCTGCTGCTGGGCGTGTTCAACGGCGTGATCTCGGCGACGCATCCGCGGTCGCTCGCGGACCGTGGGCTGACGTTGTTCTCGTTGTTCTTCTACTCGTTCCCGTCGTTCCTGCTCGGCTTGCTGCTGCTGTACTTCCTGTACTTCCGGCTCACGCTGGCCGGGTTCAGCTGGTTCCCGGCCGGAGGGTACGCGCCGCTGACCGGCGGGATCGGGCCCTGGTTCCAGCACCTGCTGCTGCCCTGGATCGCGCTTGCCTTGTTGCTGGCGGCAACGTACACCCGGTTGACCCGCGGCTCGATGCTGGACGTGCTCGGCGAGGACTACATCCGGACCGCGCGGTCGAAGGGGATCCGGGAGCGCCGGGTGATCGTGCGGCACGGTCTGCGGAGTGCGCTGACGCCGGTCGTCACGCAGTTCGGCATCGATCTGGGGCAGCTGATCGGCGGTGTGGTGGTGATCGAGACGGTGTTCAGCCTGCCCGGGCTCGGGCAGACGGCGGTGACCGCGATCAACCAGCAGGACCTGCCGGTGATCATCGGCATCGTGCTGTTCGCCTCCGCTGCGGTCGTGGTCGCGAACCTCCTCGTCGACGTCGCCTACGCCGTGCTAGACCCGCGGGTACGGCTGCACTAG